In a genomic window of Synergistes jonesii:
- a CDS encoding zinc-binding metallopeptidase family protein: protein MLSSLWSLHRICYTLGKISLIAANQALVNWLFDNVKDTSPCVVYGLIPPYVPHVSNGYFSVLSDNIKSLPDKLNAFTLNEFGQRYTTEHFYTGISDLSYSSTFNKQEVEATLKENMLFWGRLYDLPVDAIEQISMPCINIGPWGKDFHKMTERVLKEDLYVRTPQIIAEAIRLVLSFS from the coding sequence TTGCTTTCTTCTCTATGGAGTTTACACAGAATTTGTTATACTCTCGGAAAAATATCTCTTATTGCCGCTAATCAAGCACTGGTAAACTGGCTGTTTGACAATGTAAAAGACACATCACCATGCGTCGTGTACGGGCTTATCCCGCCTTATGTTCCCCATGTATCAAACGGCTATTTTTCTGTTCTGTCTGACAACATTAAAAGTCTGCCTGATAAATTAAATGCCTTTACATTAAATGAATTTGGACAGCGGTACACGACGGAACATTTTTATACAGGTATATCTGATTTAAGCTACAGCAGTACGTTTAATAAGCAAGAAGTTGAGGCGACTCTGAAAGAAAACATGCTATTTTGGGGACGGCTATATGATTTGCCGGTAGATGCTATAGAGCAGATTTCTATGCCGTGCATCAATATCGGTCCGTGGGGAAAGGATTTCCATAAGATGACGGAGCGTGTTTTAAAAGAAGATTTATATGTGAGAACCCCGCAGATTATTGCGGAAGCGATTCGTCTTGTCCTTTCTTTCTCATAG
- a CDS encoding LysR family transcriptional regulator — protein MDIRQLTYVLSVAESGSFLKASENLHVSQPALTLSIKKLETELGFSLFRRTPHGVYLTEMGVIFCQQIQPVKITWDVLMQQLRGDCDRSRRHLRIGVGARVFSSGVFEDLVRFLDIHTDINATFITEAGRDFFPDLANGHIDIILDRLPLQGGISFAKKLAVYDLICERQCVLMSIVDPRHKWKCITFNDIQEDALITSLEHSMEDRIIKDICVAHKIVPKRIYRSDNIYTIMDFVKKGKGVTVGPESFGEYYGVAAIPLEPEEMTYMKFIYLKRNDCDQDISLLRKYLNQRCNRRK, from the coding sequence GTGGATATCAGGCAGCTGACATATGTACTTAGCGTTGCTGAAAGCGGTAGTTTTCTGAAAGCGTCTGAAAATTTGCACGTCTCGCAACCTGCGTTGACTCTGAGCATAAAGAAGTTAGAAACAGAGCTTGGCTTTTCTCTGTTTCGCAGGACGCCGCACGGGGTCTACCTTACTGAAATGGGCGTAATTTTTTGTCAACAAATTCAGCCTGTAAAAATTACCTGGGATGTGTTGATGCAACAGTTGCGCGGTGATTGCGATCGGTCGAGAAGGCATCTGCGCATAGGAGTAGGCGCTCGCGTGTTCTCTAGCGGTGTTTTTGAGGATTTGGTCCGTTTTCTTGATATACACACGGATATTAATGCGACTTTTATTACAGAAGCTGGACGAGATTTCTTTCCTGATTTGGCTAACGGACATATAGATATTATATTGGACAGGCTGCCTTTACAGGGAGGGATTTCCTTTGCAAAAAAACTTGCTGTCTATGATTTAATCTGTGAGAGGCAGTGTGTACTGATGTCCATTGTCGATCCAAGGCACAAATGGAAATGCATCACTTTTAATGACATCCAGGAAGATGCTCTTATAACGTCGTTAGAGCATTCAATGGAGGACAGGATTATAAAGGATATATGCGTCGCGCATAAAATAGTTCCGAAACGGATATATCGAAGCGATAATATCTACACTATCATGGATTTTGTGAAAAAGGGCAAAGGGGTTACGGTAGGGCCTGAATCGTTTGGTGAATACTATGGAGTGGCGGCGATCCCGCTGGAACCTGAGGAGATGACGTACATGAAGTTCATCTATTTGAAACGAAACGATTGCGACCAAGACATATCATTACTTCGTAAATATTTAAATCAGAGGTGTAATAGACGTAAATAA
- the iorA gene encoding indolepyruvate ferredoxin oxidoreductase subunit alpha, translating into MKPKYLLTGNEAIARGAYEAGVKVCSSYPGTPSTEIFENLPQYQGELYCEWAPNEKVAVEVAYGAAIAGARSLCAMKHVGVNVAADPLFTAAYNGVNRGFVIVTADDPSMHSSQNEQDNRYYAKAAKVALVEPSDSQECIDFLKEAYKISERFDMPVLFRTTTRISHSKSLVSFSKRQQAEAFVYKRNVRKNVCTPANAYLNHPKVETNLNMLQEYSNVCPLNQMELRGRENGVITASIAYQYAKEVFPEDTSFLKLGLTYPMPMDLIRDFASKVKKLYVIEELEPFMEEQIKAAGIDCIGKELVSNMYELNPQRLREMLFGVKPETKPLDVEAVSRPPALCPGCPHRGFFYTMAKGKNFIVTGDIGCYTLGAAAPLNAMDTTICMGGGFTVGMGMAKAFEATGQTEKKVFGVVGDSTFFHSGLTGAVEIIYNRGQVIPVVLDNHITGMTGHQDNPGTGYTLQGEIAASIKIEEILKSCGYKDIFIVDPQDLAAMQKAVDDALASEVPGAIITRRPCLLTKRTKHDIGLCVVDAAKCIGCKKCLSVACPAVTIKNKKCAIDPTQCVGCTVCAQVCPVGAISRKEGK; encoded by the coding sequence ATGAAGCCGAAGTATCTATTAACAGGCAATGAGGCTATTGCACGAGGGGCTTATGAGGCTGGCGTAAAAGTATGTTCTTCTTATCCCGGTACGCCGAGCACAGAAATTTTTGAAAATCTTCCACAATATCAAGGCGAGCTATACTGCGAATGGGCGCCGAACGAAAAAGTGGCCGTGGAGGTAGCATACGGCGCGGCTATCGCTGGCGCCCGCAGCCTCTGTGCCATGAAACACGTTGGGGTAAACGTAGCCGCCGATCCACTTTTTACAGCGGCATACAATGGCGTCAACCGCGGATTCGTAATAGTGACGGCCGATGATCCGAGTATGCACTCCTCACAAAATGAGCAGGATAACCGTTATTACGCAAAGGCGGCGAAGGTAGCGCTCGTAGAGCCGTCGGATTCTCAGGAATGCATAGATTTCTTAAAAGAAGCGTATAAGATATCGGAAAGGTTTGATATGCCGGTTCTTTTTCGTACAACGACAAGGATCTCTCATTCAAAAAGCCTCGTTAGTTTCTCAAAACGTCAGCAGGCAGAAGCGTTCGTTTACAAACGTAACGTTCGTAAAAATGTTTGTACGCCCGCCAATGCATATCTGAATCATCCAAAGGTAGAAACAAACCTGAATATGCTTCAGGAGTACAGCAATGTCTGCCCGCTCAACCAAATGGAGCTTAGGGGACGGGAAAACGGCGTCATAACGGCGTCGATCGCCTATCAATATGCAAAGGAAGTTTTTCCAGAGGATACTTCTTTCTTGAAATTGGGACTCACCTATCCTATGCCTATGGACCTTATCAGAGATTTCGCCTCTAAAGTAAAGAAACTCTATGTCATAGAAGAGTTGGAACCCTTCATGGAGGAACAGATCAAAGCGGCGGGAATCGACTGCATTGGCAAAGAACTGGTCAGCAATATGTACGAACTGAATCCTCAGCGCCTTCGTGAAATGCTGTTCGGCGTCAAACCTGAGACAAAGCCCTTAGACGTTGAGGCCGTCTCCCGCCCGCCCGCACTTTGCCCGGGCTGCCCGCACCGCGGATTCTTCTATACCATGGCAAAGGGAAAGAATTTCATAGTCACGGGTGACATAGGCTGTTATACACTCGGAGCGGCGGCTCCGCTAAATGCGATGGACACTACTATTTGCATGGGCGGCGGCTTTACCGTCGGTATGGGCATGGCGAAGGCGTTCGAGGCAACTGGCCAGACGGAAAAGAAAGTCTTCGGCGTAGTCGGAGACTCGACGTTTTTTCACAGCGGCCTGACAGGAGCCGTTGAAATCATTTACAACAGGGGGCAGGTGATCCCCGTCGTTCTCGACAACCACATCACAGGCATGACAGGGCATCAGGACAATCCAGGCACCGGCTATACGCTCCAAGGCGAAATCGCAGCCTCGATCAAAATAGAAGAGATATTAAAATCATGCGGGTATAAGGACATTTTTATTGTAGACCCGCAAGATCTGGCAGCCATGCAGAAAGCGGTCGACGACGCGCTCGCCTCCGAAGTGCCGGGCGCGATTATCACACGCCGTCCATGCCTGCTCACAAAACGAACTAAGCATGACATAGGATTGTGCGTGGTGGACGCAGCCAAGTGCATAGGATGTAAAAAGTGCCTGTCGGTAGCGTGCCCGGCAGTCACCATAAAAAATAAAAAGTGCGCTATCGACCCGACACAGTGCGTAGGCTGCACTGTCTGCGCGCAGGTCTGTCCGGTAGGTGCGATTTCCAGAAAGGAGGGGAAGTAA
- a CDS encoding indolepyruvate oxidoreductase subunit beta has protein sequence MNTKSAILVGVGGQGAILTAKVFVNGLMKKGYDVKMSEVHGMSQRGGSVSTQVRWGEKVYSPLIGGGESDLMVAFEKMEAVRYANYLKPEGIAVINDYELASSTIAAGLCQYPEGCLEAMKKNFKCHVLNAADIAIGLGNAKCMNIVLFGAMTKTLALEDINWEEIIHETVPPKFLELNLAAFHAGRNAVR, from the coding sequence ATGAATACTAAGAGCGCGATTTTAGTCGGCGTCGGCGGGCAGGGAGCCATTTTGACAGCAAAGGTATTCGTCAACGGTTTAATGAAAAAAGGGTACGACGTGAAAATGTCCGAAGTCCACGGGATGAGTCAGCGCGGAGGAAGCGTTTCCACACAGGTACGCTGGGGAGAAAAGGTATATTCCCCGTTAATTGGCGGTGGCGAATCAGACTTGATGGTAGCCTTCGAGAAAATGGAAGCAGTCCGCTACGCGAATTACCTAAAACCAGAAGGTATTGCGGTCATTAACGACTATGAGCTTGCTTCATCTACCATAGCGGCCGGACTTTGTCAATATCCGGAAGGCTGCCTTGAAGCAATGAAGAAAAATTTCAAGTGCCATGTGTTGAACGCGGCCGATATCGCTATCGGACTTGGCAACGCAAAATGTATGAATATAGTGCTCTTCGGTGCGATGACGAAAACACTTGCGCTGGAAGACATTAACTGGGAGGAAATTATTCATGAGACTGTTCCGCCCAAGTTCCTCGAACTGAACTTGGCGGCCTTCCATGCCGGACGTAATGCTGTAAGGTAA
- a CDS encoding acetyl-CoA hydrolase/transferase family protein, whose amino-acid sequence MNIYEQYRSKLRTPDEAVQAVKSGDWVDYTATLSYPALLDEALARRKDGLRDVKIRGNLIFGPIHVVECDPEREHFIYNSWHCSAYERKLCDKGLCNYIPMVFRNVVPYYRHFLTVNVAMMCVTPMDKHGYFNLSTATGVGRGILEKADVVILEVNENLPRVYGGFDEVIHISDVDYIVEGTHQPLRQFPVAQATEEDIKIAEIIVPYIPSGATLQLGIGAMPNVVGTLLAESDLKDLGMHTELCGDAYYELFKAGKLTNAQKTIHRHKGMTGIIIGSQKLYEWVDQNPGIVAAPLEYINAPETIGRLDNMISINSCISMDLYGQVCAESAELRHISGTGGQLDYLTGAAMSAGGKAFVCMTSSFKDKNGVRKSRILPHFRGDIVTDPRSQAYYLVTEYGAVNLTGRSTWERAELLIAIAHPDFREELISAAEKQKIWRKSNKR is encoded by the coding sequence ATGAATATATATGAACAGTATCGTTCCAAGCTCCGTACGCCGGATGAAGCCGTACAGGCGGTTAAGAGCGGCGACTGGGTCGACTATACGGCCACCTTAAGCTATCCCGCGCTGCTTGACGAGGCTTTAGCCAGGCGCAAGGACGGATTAAGAGATGTCAAAATACGCGGGAATCTGATTTTCGGCCCGATCCATGTAGTCGAGTGCGATCCGGAAAGAGAACATTTTATCTATAACAGCTGGCACTGTTCTGCTTATGAGAGAAAACTGTGCGACAAAGGGCTCTGCAACTACATACCTATGGTTTTTCGCAACGTCGTGCCATATTACCGACACTTTCTGACCGTAAACGTGGCGATGATGTGCGTAACGCCGATGGATAAGCACGGTTACTTCAATCTCTCAACCGCAACCGGTGTAGGGCGCGGGATACTTGAAAAGGCCGACGTTGTGATTTTAGAAGTTAATGAAAATCTGCCGCGTGTTTACGGCGGTTTTGATGAAGTCATCCATATATCGGACGTCGACTATATTGTGGAAGGGACCCACCAACCGCTGCGGCAGTTCCCGGTAGCGCAGGCTACGGAGGAGGATATAAAAATTGCCGAGATAATAGTGCCCTATATACCTTCTGGAGCGACGCTGCAGTTGGGAATAGGAGCTATGCCGAACGTTGTCGGCACACTGCTGGCAGAATCCGATCTCAAAGACTTGGGCATGCATACAGAGTTGTGCGGCGACGCTTATTACGAGTTGTTTAAAGCGGGCAAGCTGACAAACGCACAAAAAACAATTCACAGGCATAAAGGAATGACCGGCATCATTATCGGCTCACAGAAGCTCTATGAATGGGTGGATCAAAATCCCGGAATTGTTGCAGCACCGCTGGAATATATCAACGCCCCTGAGACGATAGGACGGTTGGATAATATGATATCCATCAACAGCTGCATCTCGATGGATCTATACGGACAGGTCTGCGCTGAAAGCGCCGAGCTGCGTCACATCAGCGGCACTGGCGGTCAACTGGATTATCTGACAGGCGCGGCCATGTCCGCAGGCGGTAAGGCCTTTGTCTGTATGACATCTTCTTTTAAGGACAAAAACGGTGTGCGCAAGTCGCGTATATTGCCTCATTTTCGCGGGGATATAGTTACAGATCCACGAAGTCAGGCCTATTATCTGGTAACTGAGTACGGCGCCGTCAACTTGACGGGACGGAGCACATGGGAACGCGCCGAACTTCTGATTGCAATCGCGCATCCAGATTTTCGCGAAGAATTAATTTCAGCGGCAGAAAAGCAGAAAATCTGGCGAAAATCAAATAAACGATAG
- a CDS encoding pyridoxal phosphate-dependent aminotransferase, with the protein MLSEAMYALGAKKSCIRELFEYGMRQSAVVGAENVYDFSIGNPSIPAPQKVKDAFVRLLTERDSLEIHGYTQAAGRMDAREAIAEGLNSRYNACIRAQNIFFTCGAAPALVALIRALAVDGAEILAIAPYFPEYRPFVESNGMRFTIVPADTDAFQISFSALEAQLTPHTQAVIVNSPNNPSGVVYTEETLRRLGAILKRKSREYGHFIYIIADEPYRELAYDGVKVPFIPSVYPDTVVCYSFSKSLSLPGERIGYICVPDCAAESQKLFTAVAGAARTIGHVCAPSLLQLVAAEAVQAGACPDLEAYDRNRVMLYEALTSYGYQCVKPTGAFYMFVKAPDGDAAAFSELAKGENLLIVPGGDFGCPEFFRISTCVAPEMIERSLSVFKRLIESIN; encoded by the coding sequence ATGCTTTCGGAAGCAATGTATGCACTTGGCGCCAAAAAGTCCTGCATACGCGAACTTTTTGAATATGGAATGCGTCAGTCCGCAGTCGTAGGGGCAGAAAACGTCTACGATTTTTCAATTGGCAACCCATCAATTCCGGCGCCGCAAAAGGTCAAGGATGCTTTTGTCCGATTACTTACAGAACGAGACAGCCTGGAGATTCACGGTTACACTCAAGCGGCAGGCCGCATGGACGCAAGGGAGGCAATCGCTGAAGGCCTGAACAGTAGGTACAACGCATGTATCAGGGCACAGAACATTTTCTTCACTTGCGGAGCTGCCCCTGCGCTCGTCGCATTGATTCGCGCACTTGCCGTTGACGGGGCCGAGATACTGGCGATCGCTCCCTATTTCCCCGAATACCGTCCCTTTGTCGAGAGCAATGGAATGCGTTTCACAATAGTTCCAGCTGACACAGATGCATTTCAGATATCATTCAGCGCCCTGGAGGCTCAGTTAACACCGCATACACAGGCGGTGATCGTAAACTCTCCCAATAATCCTTCTGGCGTCGTATATACGGAAGAAACGCTGAGAAGGCTTGGGGCTATTCTCAAAAGAAAGAGCAGGGAATACGGACATTTCATATATATTATTGCGGATGAACCTTATCGTGAATTGGCATATGACGGCGTCAAGGTCCCGTTCATCCCCTCTGTCTATCCTGATACCGTAGTATGTTATTCATTCTCAAAATCACTCTCCCTTCCCGGAGAACGCATCGGATATATTTGCGTCCCAGATTGCGCGGCGGAAAGCCAAAAACTTTTTACCGCCGTTGCAGGCGCTGCGCGAACCATAGGTCATGTATGCGCGCCCTCGCTTCTGCAGCTTGTAGCGGCGGAAGCCGTACAAGCAGGAGCCTGCCCTGATCTTGAAGCATATGACCGTAATCGCGTTATGTTGTATGAGGCTCTGACATCATATGGATATCAGTGCGTAAAGCCTACCGGCGCATTTTATATGTTCGTGAAGGCTCCCGACGGCGACGCGGCCGCTTTTTCAGAACTTGCAAAGGGCGAAAATCTTTTGATAGTCCCTGGGGGAGACTTCGGATGCCCCGAGTTCTTCCGTATAAGCACCTGCGTCGCGCCGGAAATGATAGAACGCAGTCTGTCAGTATTTAAGCGCCTAATAGAGTCTATTAATTAA